Within the Microbacterium terricola genome, the region GGGTGCTCGCGGGCGCGACCTCGATCGCCTGGCACTTCTACGGAGGAGGCGGCTACTTCTGGGGCGCCATCGTCACGGCGGTGACGCTGTGGGCGGGGTTCACGGCGGCGCGCTTCATCACCCACGACGCGTTCGAGGGCCGGCCGACGTCGCTGACCGTGATGAACATCGCGCACGAGCTCGTGACGGTCGTGATCATGGCCGTGATCATCGGCGTGTGGCCGCCGGCCGGGACCGTCTGAACCTCGCGGCGGTGCCGCGGGCTGCGGGTCAGGCCGCGGAGCCGACCACGGCGGCGATCGCCGACGTGAAGAACGGGATGCCGTCGACACCCGACCGCATCGCGGCGGGTGTGTCGGGGCCGAAGCCCTCCTCGGTGGCGTGCTCCGGGTGGGGCATGAGACCCACCACGTTGCCGCGCTCGTTGGTGATGCCGGCGATGTCGCGCAGCGACCCGTTCGGGTTCACGCCCAGGTAGCGGAACGCCACCAGGCCCTCTCCCTCGAGGCGGTCGAGCTCGTCGTCGCTGGCGATGTAGCCGCCATCGGCGTTCTTCAGCGGGATGACGATCTCGGCGCCGGTGGCGAAGTCGCTCGTCCACGCCGTGTCATTGTTCTCCACGCGCAGACGCTGGTCGCGGCGGATGAACTGCTGGTGCGCGTTGCGGATGAGGCCGCCGGGGAGCAGGTGCGCCTCGACGAGCATCTGGAAGCCGTTGCAGATGCCGAGCACCGGCATGCCGGCCGCCGCCGCATCCTTCACCTCGGTCATGATCGGCGCGAGCGCCGCGATCGCGCCGGCACGCAGGTAGTCACCGTAGCTGAAGCCGCCGGGCAGCACGAGCGCGTCGACGCCGTCGAGGTCGTGCGAGCCGTGCCACAGGGCGACCGGCTCGCCGCCCGCGATGCGCACGGCGCGCATCGCGTCGACATCGTCGAGCGAGCCGGGGAAGGTGATGACCCCGATGCGGACCGTCACTCCACGACCTCGATGCCGACCACGTCCTCGATCACCGAGTTCGAGAGGACCTCGTCGGCGACCTTGCGGACCGTCGCGAGCAGGTCGTCGCCGACCTCGCCTTCGACGGTGAGCTCGAACCGCTTGCCGATGCGGACGCCGTCGAAGGCGTCGATCCCGAGTCGGGCGAGGGCGCCGGTGACGGCCTTCCCCTGCGGGTCGAGCAGTTCAGCCTTGGGCATGACGTCGACGACGATGGTGGGCATACGTATCCTCCGGGCGGCCGTGGGCCGCCGCTATCGGTCGTTGAGCGACGAGCGCAGCGAGGAGTCGAAACGCCGGATGTCGCTGGAAGGTGGGCTGAGCCCAGTCTACGGCGTGGTGCTGCGCGGCCCCGCCGCGGTCCTCGAAGGTGTCGATCCGGTCCTGTGATCGAACCGTGACCAAACCGTGGGAGCGCTCCCTTGACTTTCGTGGGAGCGCTCCCGTAGCGTGGCCTCTCGAATCGTGAGAGCGCTCCCACGGTCTGCGCACCCGTGCAGTCGAGGAGTGAGAATCACGTACCCGCACCACCCACACACCACAAAGGAGTGAACGTGAACTCACGCGCACTGCGACGGACCGCCCTGATCGCGGCCGCTGCAACGACCACAGCACTCGTGCTCGCCGGCTGTTCCAACACCGGCACCACGGCCGAGCCAGACGACGAAGTCGACAGCGACGTCAGCCTGACCCTCGCCACCTTCAACGACTTCGGCTACACCGACGACCTGCTCGCGGAGTTCACCGCCGAGACCGGCATCGAGGTCGTCCAGAACAAGGCGGCCACCTCGAACGACGCCCGCGCCAACTTCTTCCAGAAGCTCGGCAAGAGCGGCCTGGCCGATGTCGAGGCCGTCGAGGTCGACTGGTTCACCGAGATGATGCAGTACTCCGACCTCGTCGCACCCGTGCCCGAAGACCTCAAGGGCCGCTGGCTCGACTGGAAGGAACAGGCCGCGACCGACGCGAACGGCAACCTCGTCGCGTACGGCACCGACGTGGGCCCGCAGGGCATCTGCTACCGCGGCGACCTGTTCGAGGCAGCCGGCCTGCCCTCCGACCGTGCCGAGGTCGCTGAGCTCTTCCCGACCTGGGACGCGTTCTTCGAGGTCGGTGCCGACTACGTCGAGAAGACCGGCAAGCCGTTCATCGACTCGGCGAACTCGGTGCTGCAGGGTGTCGTCAACCAGCTCGACATCGCCTACGAGGAGACCGACAACTCGATCGTGGCGACGGAGAACCCCGACATCCGCGCCGCCTACGACACGGTGGTCGACAAGGCCGTCCCGATCGCGGCCTACGCAGGCCAGTGGAGCGAGGACTGGTACGCGTCGATGGCCGGCGGAGAGTTCGCTGCGATGCTGTGCCCGCCGTGGATGCACGGCATCATCGCCGGTGAGGCTCCGGACGTGACCGGCTGGGACGTCGCTGACGCCTTCCCCGAGGGTGGCGGCAACTGGGGCGGCTCGTACCTCGTCGTCCCCGCCAACGGCAAGAACGTCGAGGCTGCGCAGAAGCTCGCCGACTGGCTGACCGACCCGGAGACGCAGGCCAAGGCCTTCGTCAACGCGGGCACCTTCCCGAGCCAGATCGAGGCGCAGGAGAGCGCTGACGTCACCGGCTTCACCAACCCGTACTTCAACGACGCTCCGACCGGCGAGATCGGCATCAACCGTGCCAACGCCATCGAGGTCGCGACCTACAAGGGTCCGAAGTACTTCCAGTTCCACGACGCGCTGCAGAACGCCGTCACCCGCGTCTTCGATGGTCTCGAAGACAAGGAGACCAGCTGGAACAACTGGGTGACCGAGGTTTCGGCCTTCTGATCCCGCTCGGGGTGCGGGCCGTCACCGGCCCGCACCCCGACACACGCCCCCGCACCGAAGGACGATCGTGACTGCCACCGATTCGCGACAGGCGACCCGCGCCGATTCACCAGAGCCGCTCCGCCAGCCGCGGGTGATCTCGTTCTCGCACCGGCTCAGCCGGTGGGACCTCAAGCTC harbors:
- a CDS encoding DUF1761 domain-containing protein → MIPEINYWAVLLATLSSMVVGSIWYTPKVFGTRWAELAKVDMNRPAATAFWPIVTTVLVSFITAWVLAGATSIAWHFYGGGGYFWGAIVTAVTLWAGFTAARFITHDAFEGRPTSLTVMNIAHELVTVVIMAVIIGVWPPAGTV
- the purQ gene encoding phosphoribosylformylglycinamidine synthase subunit PurQ; its protein translation is MTVRIGVITFPGSLDDVDAMRAVRIAGGEPVALWHGSHDLDGVDALVLPGGFSYGDYLRAGAIAALAPIMTEVKDAAAAGMPVLGICNGFQMLVEAHLLPGGLIRNAHQQFIRRDQRLRVENNDTAWTSDFATGAEIVIPLKNADGGYIASDDELDRLEGEGLVAFRYLGVNPNGSLRDIAGITNERGNVVGLMPHPEHATEEGFGPDTPAAMRSGVDGIPFFTSAIAAVVGSAA
- the purS gene encoding phosphoribosylformylglycinamidine synthase subunit PurS, with translation MPTIVVDVMPKAELLDPQGKAVTGALARLGIDAFDGVRIGKRFELTVEGEVGDDLLATVRKVADEVLSNSVIEDVVGIEVVE
- a CDS encoding ABC transporter substrate-binding protein is translated as MNSRALRRTALIAAAATTTALVLAGCSNTGTTAEPDDEVDSDVSLTLATFNDFGYTDDLLAEFTAETGIEVVQNKAATSNDARANFFQKLGKSGLADVEAVEVDWFTEMMQYSDLVAPVPEDLKGRWLDWKEQAATDANGNLVAYGTDVGPQGICYRGDLFEAAGLPSDRAEVAELFPTWDAFFEVGADYVEKTGKPFIDSANSVLQGVVNQLDIAYEETDNSIVATENPDIRAAYDTVVDKAVPIAAYAGQWSEDWYASMAGGEFAAMLCPPWMHGIIAGEAPDVTGWDVADAFPEGGGNWGGSYLVVPANGKNVEAAQKLADWLTDPETQAKAFVNAGTFPSQIEAQESADVTGFTNPYFNDAPTGEIGINRANAIEVATYKGPKYFQFHDALQNAVTRVFDGLEDKETSWNNWVTEVSAF